The DNA region CGGCAGGAGGTGCCAGCTCTTTTTTGCCAGGGATAATTAGTTTATTCTTAGGGAGGAGGTGACTCAGGAGGCACAAGCTCCGTCCCTGCTCCCAGCgcctctccagcagcagccgGGTACCTGAGCTCTAGCACAGATAAGGGGATGGCACGGTATGTGCCAGGTCCTGTGGAGTCTAAGGAGAAAGGTCTGGAGGGGTTTAGTTTGAGCAGGTCTCTTTGGTTGGGCAACTATAGCCCAGAACTCAGCGCACGCTAGCCTGCCGCCTTCCGAAACCGGCACAGGCCAGCCGCCTTCTAGGAGATTTCAGCCCTGTAAAGCAAAAAAGGGGTAAATCGTGCATTTAATGGAGGTTTTGTAAAGAATTTTCAAATTAAGGTTGAAGTATTGAGGCGTACTTACGGGGCGCTCCGGTGTACATGATGGAGAAGAGGTTGATGCCCACGGTGCAGGCGTAGAAGACGGGCAGAGCTCGCAGGCCGTTGGGAACGGGATCCGCCTGCAAAACACGGGCGGGCGCTGCGGGAAACCGGAGCTTGGGGACCGCAGAGCGGCCAAATGGCCCCTTCCCAAAAGGGGGTTTGTGCCCTCGGTTGCCGACAGCGGCTCCGGCGCCGCCAAGAGCCGGAGCTCCACCGGCTTTCAGAGACTCACCCGTGGGGGTGGCGGAGGAGCCGCCACCGTGAGACACCCCAGGGTGGTTTGGGGCAGCAGAGAAGAGGCAGAACGtcccacagacccccccaggGCAGCACCAGCTGTGCGTCCCCCCATCCACGGGGTccaaacccccaaaccacagCCCGCCCCGCATGTGTTTTCCAGCTCCCCAGGcgctttcaaaacaaaaccacttgtCAGACAAAGCTTTTTACCTCTTTACAGTTGACTTGGACAAAATTAAAGAGCCTCGTTACTCCCAAAGCAGCTTATTTGACCACGTACCTGCCCTCAGCGAGCAGCAGGAGCACTTAATCTCCGCTGCTGCCCAGCAATGGGTACAAACACTGAGCAGGGGAGAGCAACCGGGCTGCTCGGCGCTGGAATGGAGCGTGACGGGGCCGGTTACACAAGGTTACCCTGGCAGCGGCGACGCCGAATTGTTTTAAAGGGCTGCTCGGTAGAAACCGGCAGCGATAAGATCTTAATGTCTCTCGGAGCAGGAATAGTCAGAGCTAAGAGCTGAAATAATCTGAGTTAACCTCAAACAGGCAGAAGACGCCGGGTTGCTCCGCACAGCTGGGCACTGCTGCTCTGCGCTCCAGGGTCACCGTCACCTCCGATGGACACGTTCTAAAGCTGCCACCTCCATCACAAGCACCTTCGGGTGCCCCATCCCTCTCCCTGGGCTTTCAGACAGCCCCCCAACAGTGGGTGCGCATCCCCAAAGGCAGCCTGAGCACCCCTTGGTTTCTCTGGGGCTCCAGATGGGAGGAAAATGTGCAGCTTCCACAGCACCAGGGACAATTCTGGCCCCCTTGgcttcaaaaaaaaccccgtGGTTGCTGGGTCATCACCCCGACATGCAGGATGACACAAGGGGAGGTCCAGGCTCACAGCAGAAGCTTGGAAAAGCCCCACTTGTATCAATTCTGGGCTATTGCACTACTCGGAAGCTGCAGCTGTTTCTGCTGAGGGCAGGCAGGACACAGCTGGCCCAGATGTTTTGCAGGAGGTGAACAAAGCCTCCTCACCTCCCCGGCTCCGCTCTGCGGGGTTTTTGTGCCTGTGTTTTCCATCCCTTCAGCTCCAGAAGAGCTCACCCGAGCATCAGCGCAAGGACTGGTGTGCCTGGAGAAGCCGGGGTGCACAGCAGCCAAGCGACAGAGAACACCTGGGAGCCCCAAGGTGTCAGAAAACGGGGGTGACCAGCGCTCACCTTAGAGAGGATGAACCTCCGGACGAGGAAGAACAGGATCGCAGACATGATGCCCGAAAGGAGGGGCGAGATGAACCAGGACAACACTAAGAGAGAAGAGACGTGATGAGCGTGGCGCTGCTGGAAGGAGAAAATCCATGGGAAGGAGAAGCACCAGCACCGGGTGGTGACGGGAGCTGGACTCACcgatcttcagcagctcagacCACTTGACGCCTTCTTGCCCTTGGGCCACCAGCGAAAAGCCGATGGTCGCCCCGACGATGCAGTGGGTACCAGAAATAGGGAGCTTCAAGAACGAAGCCACCAGCTGCCACACAGCAGAGCCTGGGGGGTAAAAAAGGAGAAGCCTGGTAAGAAAACCATCACCAGGGCACCTTGAGCTGCCCCCCAAATTTTGACACCCCCCTGTTTCTCACCAAACATGGCGCTGATCGAACCGGCCATCAGCAGCTCCTGTGTGGAGTTGTACATCTCCACGTCGATCAGCCCCTTGCGGATGGTCTCGCTGACTTTGGCGCCCAGGAGGACGGAGCCCATGGTCTCGAAGATGCTGGCCAGCACGCAGGCCTGGCGCAGGGTCACCACCCCCGAGCCCACGGCCGTGCCGAAGGAGTTGGCCACGTCGTTGGCGCCCACGGAGAAGGCCAGGACGAAGGCGATGATGAAGCCCAGGATGAGCATCCAGAGGAAGCCCGCCATGGCGACGGGGGGCACCGCGGGGGTCGGGTCCATGATGTTGGGGTTGGTGGGGCGGGGCGTCAATAAATTAGGGATGAAGTTAATTAAATAAGGGACGGGGGGGTGTCGCTATAGGGCACGGGGGAGCTGTGCCGTCCTAAAGGCCCGCCGAGGGCAGGGACCGGGGGCCGCATGTCGCGCCATGGCCTAGGCCGCTCTTCATCCTGCGGGAGAGACGGGGGAGGGGGATCAGCGTGGGGGGGGTAGTACCGGATAACGGCCCTTCCCGCGCGCCGGTAACGGTCGCTCCCGCGCGCGCCACCGCCGCCATGTGTCCGCCCCGCCCCTGCACCCCTAGGCCGCCGCCGCCCAAGGGCACCGCTCACCGACAGGGCCGGGCCGCGCTGCGCTCGCCGGGAAAACCCGTTCCGTTCCGTTCCGTTCCGTTCCGTTCCGTTCCGCCCCGCTCCACCCCGggcccgctccgctccccgccgcctccaactgccgccgccgcccgccgcctccGCGCTTTAACACCGCCCGCCGCCCCACGTGACCGCCGCCCGCCTGACGCGCGCCACCGCCCACGGCGCCCATTGGCCCGCTCGCCGGCGGGGGGGGCGAGGCCGTGTCGCCATTGGGCAGCGCCGAGCACTGGGCCCCCCGGGCCCCGCCCCACCGGCTGCCGCGCCCCCGCGCGGGCAGCGCGCCCCGGCACCACGTGCGCGCTCGGAGGCGGCCCCGGCGGGACTGAGGGGACCGGGCGGGACCGGCGGAGCGGctgcggcccggcccggcgcggcTTGGCCCCGCTTGGCTCCATCCAGTTCGGTTTGGCCCGGCCGGCTCGGCTCATCTCAGCCCGGCTCAGCTCGGCCTGGTCCAGTTCAGCTTGGCCGGGCTTGGCGTGGCCCATTTCGGTTTGGCCTGGCCCAGCCCGGCTCGGCTCAGCCCAGGTtggctcagcccagcccagttTGACTCAGCCCACTTCAGCTCAGCCTGTCTTGGCTCAGATCTGTTCCATGCAGCCCATCACGGGTGTGGGCTTGGCCCTGGCACAGCCTGGCACGGGTGTGGGCTCAGCTCTGGCACGGTCCAGCACAGCTTTGGTCCGTATGGGTCTGGCTCAGGTCTGGTACGGCACtgagctcagccccagcacagcaccgGCTCAGGGGACATGGAGCCGCAGAGCACAGGCTCTAGGCTGCTCCGGCTCTGGATCGGTGTCACACACGGGCCTTGTGCTGGCACCAgcgcccagcagcagcaccagccccggGGGCACCTGGCTCTGGGGGGGCACCCACCTCACCCCGGCACCAGGGCAGCCCAAGTTTCCGCGGTTCTGGGGACTGAAACCGGTTCGAACCAGGACCACCCATGgcaccagcacccacagccgGGCGAGTGCGACCTGGGGGGACCCTTTGGGGTCCCAGGAGGTTTGTGCATCCACCAACGCCCCCAGGCTGGGTGGCACAGCTGGGGGGGCCAGCCGTGCACGCTGCTGGTGCACATGTACACGCGCAGCCCCCATGTGCACACGCAGGTGCACACGTGTTTTCCTGTGGGGGTCAGGCACCGCTGCCTGTTCCTGTCCCGGGTGACCGTTGCCCAGCAGGAACCGCGGCTCGGCAGGCTTGGCCCCGGAACAGCCGGGTCACCCCGGTCACCCTGGCGCAGGAAGCGGAGGTGTCCGGCCAGCACACGGGTCACCAGCTCAGTGCCGGCCAGGGCTGGGCCATCGTGGGCCACCGCGTCACTGGGCCACTGGTGACGTGGGTCTGCCGATGGCACCCGGTGGGGGGGTGGGAAGTGGCCCGGACCCACTGTCCTGCTGACCCATGTCACCAGGCCAGAGTCCGCCCAGTGTCCCCTACAGCGCTGTGTCCCCGGCCACACACAGCACCGGGGGTGCAGAGCCACAGCATGGCCTTGGGcatcacagaaccattttgggtggaaaagcccctcgagatcatcgagtcctcccataacccacccctggcactgccccgtgtcctgagaacctcacgtccgtctgtccagccctccagggatggtgactccagcactgccctgggcagcctgttccaatgccccacagccctttggggaagaaattgttcccacatccaacctcaacctcccctggcgcaacttgaggccgtttcctctgctcctggcgcttgttcctggggagcagagcccgacccccctggctccaagctcctttcaggcagttcagagatcagaaggtctcccctcagctcctgttctccagctgaaccttGCACACGATGCACCAGGCTGTGCTGGACATACAcagcaaaattttatttatttttctattcaaaACAGTGCTcatatacattttatatattttaaaaaagcttgtAATTATGAAACAAGCTGGAGAAGTGGGCCcgtgtgaacctcatgaggtccAACCAGGCCAAGTGGCCTTGGGTTAGGGCAGCCCCTGGTATGgatccaggctggggatggaggggtggagcagccctgcggaggacttggggtgctgggggatggACGGTGGGACAGAGCCGGCAACGTGCACCTGCAGCCCCGAGGCCAACGGTATCTTGGGCCACATCACCAGCAGCGTGGGCAGCGGGTCTAGGGAGGGGattcagcacagacacacatggagctgctggagaggggccagaggagccacagaaatgacctgaggctggaacagctctgctgggggacaggctgagagttggggtgggggagctgggaaggtcccttcaccccaaactGTTCTTTGATTTTATGTGCCACCCCATTGTATTTACATCAGTACAGAAGCCAGTGGAGCACACGCGCAGGAGAGCCAGCAGACCCATCCCACCACGAGTCACTCAGCGTTGCTCCGGGGGATACAAACTCAAATCGTCCAGCTCCGGCACCTCTGGCAAAGCCTTATTTTTCCGGTAAAAAAAACGAGTCTCTTCCTCGGCCTCCAGGATTTCACTGAGGGATGACACCACCGTGTCGTGCTCCTGCAGCATCTCCGGgtagcagctccagccccactcTATGCGCTGCGAGCGCCGCACTGGGGTCACGAGTTTCACCTCCTGGCCTTCCTGCAGCTCCTTCGCCCTGCGGGGAGGACGAGAGCCTGTCGGGGAGTCCCCCGGAGGACAGGCAGGGTGCCCGATGCCCGCTCAGCCTTACCTGGACGCAGACTTAACCAGTAACTTGATAGAGCTGGGGAGGGTCCAGGACCCCCCCGCCATGCAGGGAGTCACTTCCACGTGCTGCCTCTTGCTCAGACAAGGTGTTTTAGGCTCCCAAGGAACGGGCTGCTCAGTATTTTCACCTGATGGGAGAAGAAGAGGGCAGAGTGGTTGCAGAAAGCGGCAGCTGGGGAGGTGTGAGGGGCCAGGACAGCCCTGCCAGAGGAATCCTGCCCCGTTTTTGAGATGAGGATTCCAGACTTTCACAAGACTTGGTCTCCAAAGTCAACAAGGACACGGGGTGCTGGGACAGACTGGAAACCACACtgctcccctgcccacccccacgAGCACGTTACCTTCCGATGTCTGGTATCCAGCTGCCAACACATCAAAGAGAAATTCTTTGAGCTCCTGGATGGgctgcagggaaagcagaacAGAGGTGAGGCCAGGTCTGGCTTGGGAACAGAGACCAGAGCTGCAAATCAATAGGAGAAAAGGGTTTTGGTGCATTAAGTCACCCCATGCGGGAGACAGTGGCAAAAGGGCGGCAAAATTCCCCTTCttgttgagagaagggaacggagctggtgaggggctggagcacaagtgtgatgggagcggctgagggacctgggggttcagctggagaacaggagctgaggggagaccttctgatctctgaactgcctgaaaggagcttggagccaggggggtcgggctctgctccccaggaacaagcgccaggagcagaggaaacggcctcaagttgcgccaggggaggttgaggttggatgtgggaacaatttcttccccaaagggctgtgggtcattggaacaggctgcccagggcagtgctggagtcaccatccctggagggttggacagacggacatgaggttctcaggacatggggcagcgctagatttaggttagtttggactccatgatctggagggtctcttccaaccaaaatggttccaTGATTCTATGTGACAAAACAGGCCAGACAGCTCTAAATGGCTTTTACGGCTTGTGCTGCTGAACTCATCCCAAAATCCAACTCCTGGATCTTGAGGACACACCCCGGTGCAGCGGCAGGGAACGGGGCAGCTCTCGGCGCCTCACTCACCACCGCACCAGCGCCGGCTGCCGCGTCGTACAACTCCTTCACGTCCAAAGGGCCGCTCCGGGCGAGCAGTTTCGCTTTGCAGATCCAGAACTTGGCGAATTTGTGTGCCTGGGGCAGCTGGGACAGCACGGCAGAGACCTCCTCTGCCTGGCCACCCTGCGGGGACGGCAAGGTCCCGGAGAGAGGAGTCAGGTGTGCGCCGGGGCTGCTCTCAGCACGGAGCTGCTTTCCCAGCGCTCACCGGGAAAAGGAGAGTTGTAAGAGTTTGTTCTTTTTGCAAGTTTCCTATGTGACCGTGAACAGAGAACAGCTTCCCTGtctattttttcccttggtAAAATCCATTTAGTGTTGCACGGGGATGGGAGGGACAGACTTCATGGCGCGGGCACTAACGGAGACACTAAACTCCAGAGCAGGGTCGGTGGTTGGCATTCCCAGAGGTGACACTTCGCAGCAGCTGCGAGGGCCACCAAGGACCTACCCCAAGCTGCAAAGTCCACCAGGGACCCACGTCAAGCTGGTTCAATCAGCCGGGGTTgctgctgcaggctgtgctgccggGTACCGGGACACCGGCAATGGCACATACGAACCCTGCGACCAAGTATTGCTCTCTTTACCCCATTAGCACATCTTGTGTGCCCCACGCCGATCCGTAACTCCAGGAGGACTTTAACTTTTCCTAcatgtgataggacaagaggaaacggcctcaagttgcgccaggggaggttgaggttggatgtgggaacaatttcttccccaaagggctgtggggcattggaacaggctgcccagggcagtgctggagtcaccatccctggagggctggacagacggacatgaggttctcaggacatggggcagtgccgggggtgggttatgggtggactcaatgatctcaaggggtttttccaaccaaaatgattctgtgatctacaACGCTCTGTGATTCTCACCTCTTCAACACGCTTCAGACACTCCGTTAATATGTTGTTGATCTTCTCCAGGGagagctgctctgcttcctcctgcttctccagttgctcttgcttctttttctccttgacaTTTCTGCAGGGCAGCTtcactgcagttttctgaagCATCACCATAGGTGGCCGCTTGTACACCCTGCCTTTGGCTGCCACCCACGCCTCCAGCTCTTTCCTGTTAAAGGAGACCAAGAGGTCACTGTCACCACCCAACAGATCCCCAGCACTTAGAATTTCCCTCTGGCCACTTCAGCTGCTCTGGAATAACCAGTTCACGTGTCCTAAAAACGCGTTCGAGCTCTAGgctggggaaaaaaccccaagtttcAAGGTGCCTTGAAGATAAAACAGGAGAGTGGCCACACACTGCCCTCCAGCTTGCTGAAGCAGTGGGAGAGGAAGCCAGAGTAACCCCAGATCTCATCCCCACCCTGTTTTCTGGGGCATCAAGCTCATTGCTAGAGGGACCCTGTTTGCAGCACTTTGATGCTGGTTCACCCAGTTAAACTCTTCAAGCTCTGCTGTCCCCTGGATGCGAGGACAAAGTTGGCCAAGCTGCTACTTACCTGCGGTTGGCGGCGCTGGGGGTCTTGGGAACGCGCCCATCCTGAACTCCGCTTGCCCATGGCAGCCTTGGCTTAAACCCTTCTCTTCTACTCCTAAAATCGCTGTTAATTGCCGGAGTTTCGGAGCCGCGTGTGCTGCGAGGCTGGTTTTGGGGGCCTGGCACTCGAGATGCTGCCGCGTGTCTGGGAGGCGCCACCTTCACCTCCTTCCTAACAGCCCCCCCATTCACCGCGGGGTTTTGCCATCGCACCGCGCCACCCGCTTGTAGGCTGGACTTCGGGTTTAGGGCCCCCTGGGGTCTGCTGGAGGCCGGCGGCTTTGGGGGAGATCTTTGCAACTGGGGGGGTCGGCTGCTGTGCTTAAGAGCTGCCCCTGGAACTGCGCCGAGCGGCTTTCGTGCCATGTCCATTTTTTCCTGGTTTGCCCCTGTTTTTTTATGTAGCAAATTAGCGGAAGCAGTAAATAACTGAGGGGGCTGCAACGGGTGAGTTTTGACGCTTGGTTTTTGTGATGTGCTCTTTGAGCTTGGCACGGTTTTCCAGGATTTATCCTGAATTGGCTTTTCCTCAGCCCGGTAGCTCTTAACTCTGTCCCTCGGGCCCGCGGCGGCTCCCGACATCGGCTGTTTTGGCCGCACCGCGGCCGCGCTCTGGCTCGTCCCCAGAGGTTTGTGCCGAGCGGCACGTCCGGTGTGTTCTGTGGATTGGGCATCGCACTCAGCGTCCTTCTCCGCGTTTTTGGGAACGTCCTTCTTGTCCCTGTCAACCTGGAGGCACAAAGTGAAACCTCAGCCCCGAGGAGAGCTCAGCTGCGTCAAACCCTGGTGGCCAAGGGATGTCCCCACAAAGGCCCCTGGTGACAAAGCGCTTGTCAGCAGGacaccaacaaaacccccaccaGCAGCTGGGCAGAGGATGAGTCTCTCACACtaatttcctctgaaaaataatGAGTTGACTTATCTCCAGCTATTTAGCAATCTAAATTGCCCCATCGGGGTCAGGAACTCCCTGCCCCAGTCTGGGTGCTCAGACTTCGCTTTGAGCATGAAATATAAAACTTAGACTCAAAAGATTTCTGCTTACCTGCTCTAGTTTAGAAATGGGTTCTGAGGGTCGATTCAGACGATTCGTCTGGTCCTTTAGAAAGGGTCTGTAGGAAGGCAAATAAGGTATCAGGTTATTTAACAGCAAAGGTTCAGTGTCTAAAACTCTGCTGGTTGTCTCCATCACAGCTTTTGGAAATCAAAGAGATGTCAGGGAAGTACCACATAATATTAATTCTTTTACTTTTGAGTagcaacagagaagaaacacaaGACATTGACATCCAAGGTGGTTGTAATCTTACGGCTTCCACCGACAGAGCAGCTCAGCATTAGGGAAGATTAATGCCTGCGTGATTATTCCTCTGTAATGAGAAAGTCTGGAGAGTTGGGGTATTGCCCTCTATTCTACACAAGTGCAGCACCAAGCCATAAAGAGAGATCATGAACCTTCTCTTTTCTACTATATTAGTGAGAACGTTTCACAGAGACTCAGAAAATACCCAGAAGAGCCAATATCAAGCAGCAGGAAATGCCAAcgctcctcctgctgccggTAACTCCACAGAACGCTGGCGAGCCGGGAATTCAGCTTTACCTCCAGGAATCGCTGCGTGATTTGGGTCAGAAGGGCCCCTTACAGATCATCTAGTGCAAGTATCCTCCTGACTTACTTTGCGCTGGAGCATTTCAGAGTTTCTCGGGCTGCTCGGTTCTGCTGGAGCCacctcctctgctcctctggGAAGAGATGGGAGGGAAATTCAGCACAGGCACCACAACCTCAGCGTTTGGAGTGTCGgtaagttttattttacattgtttGACATTCACAGCTCTCCCCCGCTCCCCACACGAGCCTGGCGGGCGATGCTGTTCCCAGGATTTCCCAGCGTTTCCACACACGTGATGTCGCCCAGAGGGGGAATAGATGGGAAAAGTGAGGAGTGTCTCAACATGGGAGAGATCAGACACCCCCAGTTTGGCCGTGGGGCATCTCATGGTAGGGACAGCCCCGTCCCCAGCAACTGTCACACCAAGTGACAGCCCACACACCCCGGGGGCACCTCAGTCTCCCCCCAAACCTCCCCCTTTCCTTTGatgctgcaccccaaaactaCCACCGACCCGCCAGCACATCAACGGGCCACCCCTGAGCGCCCCCAGACCCCCACAGCACATCAGTGCCCTCACTTCGTGGGCACCTCCCTGCACGGACACAGCAGCCTCACCCCCCCAGCGCTCCCCAAAGTCCCAGCGCCCaccctgctccccccacccaccccctAGGACACGGCCACCCCCGCCCAGGGCCACCCAAACCCATCTGGGATCACCCCCTGTCACCACAGGGTCCCCACAGGTCCCTCCCAGCGGGGCGGCCCCACCCCACAGGCTCTCCCGCCCCGCAGCCGCCGCTTCTCCCCGTCCCCTCCCGCCCCGCACGGCCCCGGGCGCTCCTCTCGCCCACACCCCCAACCCCATGGGGCCCCCAGCTCCTcacccgccgcccccgcccgctcCATGTGCCGATCGCTCGGCCCCAGCGCGGCCGACAGGCTCCGAGCACAGAGCGGCGGGCCCGCGACCCGCGTCCTTCAAACCGGAGCGGCAAACGGTCGGGGCAGAGAGGGTGGGGCCAGGAGAGAGCTGTGATTGGCCAGAGGCGGCAAAAGGGGCGGTGACAACATGCCCGCTCCGACAGCCCTATTCGCTGCGGGGCgaggcgggggcggggcggtgggcggggcggtgggcggggcggtgggcggggcggtgggcggggcggtgggcggggagggggcggggcctggggcCGGAAaggaggaggtggtggcagCGGCTGTCCCGTTAGTTGAGCCCGGTTCCGTCAGTGAGCGTGTGTGCGGGCAGCCGGCGCGGCTGAGATGAGATTCTCAGGGACCTGGGttagtggttggactcgatgagcttgaggggcttttccaagcAAAGTGATTCTCGGAACCAGCGGGATTTTCCCCTCCATAAACCCCCTCACACCAGTAACCCCTACGAGAGTAACGACCTGAGCAACGTCATCCTGAGAAACCTTTTATTTCCATCTCCATCATCCACAAATACCCGCGTTCCCGATCACAAAACCCACagtatttccaataaaatgcaTATAGGTTAAAGACAAGCGGTGGGCACAATAAATAAGTATAAAGGCACTGTCCAGACACAATAAATAAGGATAAATCGGGGCGACTCGGGCCCACGGGGCCCAGAGCTGCTATTTCACCTGAAATAGATGAGGAGAAAGGGGGGTCCCAGCTCAAGGGGGTTTGTACTCGGTACATACAGCCTGAAAACCGGTGACTGCCGGTTGTGTTGGGTTGGGCGCGGGGACTCCTCAGTGCCCGCTCAGCGCGTAGGTGGCAATATTGACCTGGTCGGGCTTGTCAGTGATGCCGACGGGCTGGCGGGGCTGCAGGGACGTGCAGATGAACCAGCCGGGGAAGGCGGCCGACTCGAAGCGGGTTGTCCCCTCGGTCGGGCTGTCCAGGCGGTAGAAGATGAAGCGGGTCAGCTCCACGCTCTCGATGTCCCTCCTGATGTCGGCTTCCTGCAAGTGATGGGGTGGAAATGGGGTTCAGGGTGGGATGGCACCCCCCTAGTGCCGTGGGACGGAGCCGGTGGGACCCCCCACtcacctccagctgcagcacGGGCTCAGCGCCGCTCAGCACACACGACATGTAGAGCTGGTAGCCCTTGATGCCCAAGGCCACCGGCACCCGCCCGCTGCCCAGGCCGTCCTGCGGTGACCGGGGACGGTACAGAGCGATGTTGAGCTTCACTGCATGGAGAAGGGACAGGTTAACAGGGggtcctggggctgtgggatgGCTCCCAGGTGATCTCAGGACAAGGACGTCAGCTCAGGACTGTGTCCCCTCACCTTTCTGCCCAGCGGAGGGTCCCTGCAGGTGCAGAGCCACCAGCTGGGTGGGTGACTCCAGCACGAAGCACTTCTGGGCGATGTCGAGGATGTCGAAGGACTGGGAGCGGGTGTAGCGGTAGACGGGTGCCCCGGCGTAGCTGCTCTCGATCCGGCGGAAGGAAACGGGCTCTGCGGGGACAGAGACGGTCAGGGGGACACCGAGACACATGGGTCCAAGTGCATCCTCCAAGAGCATCtcctggctgggctgatccCTGAGACCATCCCCTCCTACCAAAAATATCATCCAGGAAGTCCCCAAGGTCACTGTCAGCAAAGTCCTTGTGTGCCGGTCGCTTCAGGAGCTTGCTGATGGCCACCATGAGGACAGCGGCACGGCGAAAGGTCCTGGTGGGGTGTCCCTTGGTCGCCATCACCTGAATGCCCACTCCGGGTGATGTCGCTTCCAAGTCCAGGCGGGGTTTCTGGGGAGGAAAGGGGACATGCAGTGAGACCCCGGCTTCGCCACCACAGGGTCCCAGGGCCATTCCCACCGCCCCAGCATTaccttctgcaggcagaggcagTTTGGGCCATAAAACGTCTCTTCATTCAGGctggaaggaaaggagagatgGTGACACCAGGGCCACTATGGGTGGCATTGCATCCCCAGCATTCCCTCCGGCACAGCCACGCTTacctgctgctctccagtgtgTCCAAATCAGGGACAAACGCCATTTCCACTGCTGACTGCGAAAACCTGCGCAGAAACCTGCTGGTGCCTGTCGAGTGTTGCGGCGCTgggctgcctgctcctgcctgctcctgcctgctcctgcctgctcctgcctgcagcgtGGCTTGGGCGCTCTCTGATCCGGCAGCGGCACAGCGGGTTTTCaagagctgctggaaggaagCGCCGTCAGAGCGGGATTTCCACCTTTCGCAACGCCCGGGTTCGCCCAGTTCCTCTAGCGAGATAGGGAGAGATGGGGGCCCGGATGGCCCCGCGCAGCACTGTGGGGCTGGgcatggggcagagcagggggacGTTTGGGACGGAGCAGGGGGATGTTTGGGGTCAATATGTGGGGCGGACATTTGGGGCCAACAtttggggcagag from Columba livia isolate bColLiv1 breed racing homer chromosome 25, bColLiv1.pat.W.v2, whole genome shotgun sequence includes:
- the CKAP2L gene encoding cytoskeleton-associated protein 2-like isoform X1; the encoded protein is MERAGAAEEQRRWLQQNRAARETLKCSSAKPFLKDQTNRLNRPSEPISKLEQVDRDKKDVPKNAEKDAECDAQSTEHTGRAARHKPLGTSQSAAAVRPKQPMSGAAAGPRDRVKSYRAEEKPIQDKSWKTVPSSKSTSQKPSVKTHPLQPPQLFTASANLLHKKTGANQEKMDMARKPLGAVPGAALKHSSRPPQLQRSPPKPPASSRPQGALNPKSSLQAGGAVRWQNPAVNGGAVRKEVKVAPPRHAAASRVPGPQNQPRSTRGSETPAINSDFRSRREGFKPRLPWASGVQDGRVPKTPSAANRRKELEAWVAAKGRVYKRPPMVMLQKTAVKLPCRNVKEKKKQEQLEKQEEAEQLSLEKINNILTECLKRVEEGGQAEEVSAVLSQLPQAHKFAKFWICKAKLLARSGPLDVKELYDAAAGAGAVPIQELKEFLFDVLAAGYQTSEGENTEQPVPWEPKTPCLSKRQHVEVTPCMAGGSWTLPSSIKLLVKSASRAKELQEGQEVKLVTPVRRSQRIEWGWSCYPEMLQEHDTVVSSLSEILEAEEETRFFYRKNKALPEVPELDDLSLYPPEQR
- the CKAP2L gene encoding cytoskeleton-associated protein 2-like isoform X2; this translates as MERAGAAEEQRRWLQQNRAARETLKCSSAKPFLKDQTNRLNRPSEPISKLEQVDRDKKDVPKNAEKDAECDAQSTEHTGRAARHKPLGTSQSAAAVRPKQPMSGAAAGPRDRVKSYRAEEKPIQDKSWKTVPSSKSTSQKPSVKTHPLQPPQLFTASANLLHKKTGANQEKMDMARKPLGAVPGAALKHSSRPPQLQRSPPKPPASSRPQGALNPKSSLQAGGAVRWQNPAVNGGAVRKEVKVAPPRHAAASRVPGPQNQPRSTRGSETPAINSDFRSRREGFKPRLPWASGVQDGRVPKTPSAANRRKELEAWVAAKGRVYKRPPMVMLQKTAVKLPCRNVKEKKKQEQLEKQEEAEQLSLEKINNILTECLKRVEEGGQAEEVSAVLSQLPQAHKFAKFWICKAKLLARSGPLDVKELYDAAAGAGAVPIQELKEFLFDVLAAGYQTSEGENTEQPVPWEPKTPCLSKRQHVEVTPCMAGGSWTLPSSIKLLVKSASRLSSSPQGEGAAGRPGGETRDPSAALAAHRVGLELLPGDAAGARHGGVIPQ
- the IL1B gene encoding interleukin 1, beta (The RefSeq protein has 1 substitution compared to this genomic sequence); the encoded protein is MAFVPDLDTLESSSLNEETFYGPNCLCLQKKPRLDLEATSPGVGIQVMATKGHPTRTFRRAAVLMVAISKLLKRPAHKDFADSDLGDFLDDIFEPVSFRRIESSYAGAPVYRYTRSQSFDILDIAQKCFVLESPTQLVALHLQGPSAGQKVKLNIALYRPRSPQDGLGSGRVPVALGIKGYQLYMSCVLSGAEPMLQLEEADIRRDIESVELTRFIFYRLDSPTEGTTRFESAAFPGWFICTSLQPRQPVGITDKPDQVNIATYALSGH